The sequence TATGGGGAGGTATGCTAGGCTGCCATGAGCACTACATGGAATATTAACATTGTGTACAGAGTCCTGCCAGACCTGGTACACAGGAGAGAGAAAGCTACAGCTGCACACCTCAGACAGCTCACAGCTGCACAACTCCTGAGGTTCCTGATGGGGGCAAGGGTGGAAAAGGGATCCCCTTGCTCCTAGTGCAGAAGTTTACTTGGtgtggggtgggaagtggggCAGAAACACACCACACAGACCTCCACACTAATGAAAATTTAAAGTTGCATGAATTCAATATTGCCTTGTTCATTGTGTTCTTCCAGAACATGCATTTAATTCCCAAAGCTCAGAAGTTGGAAGACCAGAAAATATTGCTAAGAGCCCCTTACTCTGGATGCAAACATTACTGCCgcaagaaaaaataatttcctggtTTCCCACAATATGATTTTAAGATTTAAGGTGACATTTCCAACACAACAGACTCAAAAACCTGCAACCTTAGCTCCATATAAAtgactgtgtgtgtatatttgtgtgAATGCTATACAATATAGTTTCCTAATACTGTTCATTTTCCCATTCTTATCTAGTCTTTGTATGTGTATATTTCTTGAATCTGTAGCCAAACTGCATTATGATTGTCACAAAAGCAGACTGGGTATGTAAATTTGCTGTTGAAAGCATATTTTTTTGCTGATCTGACCAACACTCAACAGTTCTCTTCTTGCTAAAACCACTTAGTGTAATACTGTGAAAGCAGAGGTTACTACTAAGAAATTAATCCAAACCTGAATAATTCTAACGGAAATGGTAGAACTCTGTCAGGAAATGGGTAATTTCTTGAAAGAATTAGTTTAAGTAATAAAGATTTGTTATTGACTATGGGTTAAATCTTCACACCCCAACCTTACCTTAGTCCTACTGCTGTTGTGCTTTGTACACATTGCTTCTCCCTTCAGACAAAATCTTAaaatacaactttttaaaatctgtatagtTATTAATCCCAAGTGATAAAAGTACAAATATTTTACTAGTGTTATATTACCAGCCTCCCAGGCTAAGTAGTCACTATAAGTGAACAATATTAAAGTAGAGCAGAGAGGCAACTAATTCTAATAAAGAAGCAATAATGGGTGATTTCAACTATCCACATATAAGTTACTCAAATGTTATGACCAGTCAAGGTTTATAGAAGGAATTTCTCAATAACTTAAATAATTGCTTCTTGGAATAAGTAGTTCTAGAGCACCTGAGGAGAAGTGATTCTCAACTTAGACCTAAGAAACAGACAGCAATTGGTTCATAATGTAACTGCTGTTGAGCCACTGAGTAACAGTGAACATATAAATTAAATTCAACACCCTCTTCAGAGGAATCATATCTATAATTGCCACAATTTTGACATTAAACTCCAAAAAGGGGATTTGCAAAAAAGAGGAAGCTAGTCAATGTGATCCTAAAGTaaaaaatgaggaaattaaaaTCCTTTGACTCAACAGGGAGGCCACTTGAGCACATCTTAAGAGTCACAGGTGGCACGTATATCCCTAAACAAAAAAGGGAGCAAAAAGATCAGaaagaaaattaattaaatgGTAGAGTTCAAGGTTATTCTAGACAAACCAATATCCTTCAGAAAATGTAAATCCAATGATAGTGAAGCCAACAGAAGTAGCAATAAAATGTAAGATGAAAATAGAACTAAGGGAGGTTTTGAAGAATAAATAATCAaaggggggggacacacacaaaGATCTTAATTATGTCAAAAGCGAGATACCTGTGGGGAAATTGTTGCATCTGCTAAACTCCCAAAGAGCTAAAAGAACAATTAAGGAAGAGAACAACATTGCAGAGAGGATAAACAAACTtctggtctgatctagtatggcatTTTTTATGTTCCTAAAATTAGTTTAGgatttaaatatttctttaaatgtaATATGAATAAGATTCGGATTCTCTTGGCCAGTAGAGTGTAGGATTGCTGTGGAGGGGAAGCATTCAATCTCTGCATGGACAGGAATGGGGCAAACACATTTGTTAATCACCTATATAGCCTCTTAATCCAGCTGAGTAGCAGAACTAACAATCTTCAATGTTTCATCTAGTCATTAAATGGATGGCTGCATTGTGGGTCAGAGGAAGGAATGGTGATAGAAGATGGGATGGGGGAAAGTAATCCTTTAGGATGCAAAAGAGCCACCAGTATGGAGTGAGGAAGAAAATTCTGCCATTGGGGTTGGGACTATACACAACCTTCAGAAGTTAATTCTGTAATTAACTTTCTGTGGAAAGGGAAAGATACTTGTTCCTTATGGGTCAGGTTACTAGCTACATCACTTACATGCCAAAATTCAGATTTCAATTGGTTAGCCTCTCTTATAAAAAACTGGCTATATAACTAAGGACACCTGGTTGAGAACCTGTTCCaactctctttgaagtcaatgaaaagccTTTGATTGCCTATCATGGCTGTTAGGATATGATATTCAGGCCtctctgcaaaggcctatactttaagaatttaggtgtattcttatcacttagctagttataggggtataaaagaaagaatcaaaatcaccgTCTGCTGGTGTAAGGACCTTCTCTTACTGTGatagtctgaggccctgttcttaggctaaggcctctGCCAGAGGCAGCCATTAgctgggaagtgtatggtcaaatccttacattccaaactagtcacattgaaataaggggCTATTTGGCtattaggaatacaatcctgtcctgataatgcctatcacctccagagaaagggaagagcctagaagatttaaagaaaacttagtttgatagcatcctgtctggcaagaactcacttatcaatagcaggggtgtgaaatcctcatttctttgttgttctttcattgtagtctccacttccctattgtttgtctgtataatctctgtctggttttgtgattgtttctgtctgctgtataattaattttgttggtgtaaaccaattaaggtagtgagatataattggttagataatcatgttacactatgttaggattggttagttaaatttcagtaaaatgattggttaaggtatagctaagcagaactcgtTTTATTATATAGTCtgcaatcaggaagtaagggagggaatgggaacagggaatgggggggaattgggatcatgttttgctaagggggggaatgggaacagggacacaggcaaggctctatggtgtcagagctgggaagggggacactaaggaaggaaattggaaTAATTGCTTTCTGGAAGTTCACCctaataaacatcaaattgtttgcatcttcggacttcgggtattgttgctctctgttcgtGCGAGAAGGACTAGGGAAGTAAGCCCGTGAAGGAATAAGGACTCTAACAATGGCTTTGTATCATGCCCTAAATAACAGACCCACAGCTAAGCAATGTGAAGCTTTTAAAACATCCAATAtggtttgccttttttaaaaaaaagtttaggcTTAATGCAAGAGCCAGCTCAAAGTGATCTACAGGTCACATGAATTTGAGTTATGGAACTTGTAAATgctaatggcctgattttcagaggtcagTGAATGGTGGGGGGTGCatcagcatttctgcaaatcaagCCACAAATTTTTAGATGTAGCAGAGGTGGTCTTTAAAGACTGAAGAAATTTATTGTCTTGGTTACAGGGCTAGCTACATTTGATCCCTCTTTGGTTCTGCACCCTCTCATGTGTCAGGCCTTACTCCTTTATTATTCCTGTGGTGGAATATAGTGACTAGATAGCCTTCTTAAACCAAAATATGgtttaatcttaacagtaggaCTAAAGCTTGCAGAGAAACATCTCGATATGTCTATCTGACCCATAGGCTTAGTACCCCTTAATGATAGTCCTGGcagctgtaacacacacacacacacacacacacacacacacacacacacacacacacacacacacacacacacacacacacacacacacacacacacacacacacacacacacacacgtttttacccacgaaagcttatgcccaacaggggtgagcaaactttttggcctgaaggccgcatctggttttgtaaattgtatggagggccagttaggagAGGGCgtcatggcctggcccccacctcgtatctgcccccccccaggactcctgccccatccaacccctgttgGGTTCCCTGACGGCCCTCccctccgggacccctgccccacccacacacccctgaccgcccccggacctccaacaccccatccaacccctcctctcattcctgatggcccccgtgggatccctgccccatccaaccaccccttctccctgtcccatgactgcccccaccgccccatccaacccccccctttctgactgccccccagtacccatacccccattcaaccccgtccccccccccgacccctatccacaccccctgaccaccaccctgaactccactgccctctatccaaccctccctgcccccttaccgcactgcctggagcaccagtggctggcggcgctacagcctcGCCGCCCGGCTGGAACCAGTCCACACCgctgccaccatgcagcacagagaccgggtcaggccgggctctgcagctgcgctgccccaggagctcacagccccgctgcccagagcattgcaccggcggcGCAGCAAGCGAgctagctgaggctgcggggtgggggaggggccgaggttagcctcccaggccaggagctcaggggccgggcaggatggtcctgcgggccgtagttttcccactTCTGGTGTAGAgagacagaacagaaagatggtctctgccctcAAAGAGCTTCCTATTAATGtgccttgatgaaaacctgcagGGCCCAACTCTAAGAGCAAGAGGATAGGACAGTCTTCATGTCCATGCTTGACTTTCTTACtgcggcctggtctacactaggaggttatgtcgaatttagcagcattaaatcgaattaaccctgcacccgtccacacaacaaagctatttagttcgacatagaggtctcttaaattcgatttctgtaatcctccccaacgaggggagtagcgctaaattcgacatggccatgttgaattagggtaggtgtggatggaaatctacgctaatagctccgggagctatcccacagtgcaccactctgttgacgctctggacagcagtccgagctcggatgctctgaccagccgcacaggaaaagccccgggaaaatttgaattccttttcctgtctgggcagtttgaatctcatttcctgtttggacatcgtggcgagctcagcagcactgacaACGATGCAGatttctccagcagaggtgaccatgcaatctcagaatagaaagagggccccagcatggactgatcgggaagtcttggatctgatcgctgcgTGGGGCGATGAGTCCTTGCTTTCGGAGCTTCGATcgaaagacggaatgcaaagatctacgagaagatctcaaaagccatgacagagagaggatacagccgggatgcaatgcagtgcagcgtgaaaatcaaggagctgagacaagcataccagaagaccaaagagtcaaacggacactcctgatcccagccccagacatgccatttctatgaggtactgcattccattctaggtgcggccgccaccactaccccaccactgaccgtggactctgaggatgggatattgtcgatggccgcttcctcggagatgttagcggacggggaagatgagggaggtgaggaggaggacgaggcagtcgacagcgcttacaatgctgatttcccagacagccaggatctcttcatcaccctcacagagatcccctaccagccgtccccaggcgttaacccagaccctgaatcaggggaaggatcagtcggtaagtgttttaaacatgtaaacatttattttgaacagaacaggaatattatcaatgggtttttcatgatttgtttgctcTAGGCGCTTatcgttttagtccttggcagtgcaactactgccaaagaatctaacaatgtctggtttatcatgattagtttgccctaggcgctctactttttagtccttgccagtgcagctactagaaaagaaggtctatatgtccggggatagagctgaaatcctcatgggacatctccacgaagctctcctggaggtaattggaaagcctttgcatgaggttcctggggagagcggccttattgtgtcctccgtagtaggaaacttttcctcgccaggctatcatcaagtactctgggatcattgccttgcagagcatggcggcatacggccctggtttttgctggctttgatgcagcatgcgttctttctcggtctcagaaattctcagcagagtgatgtcgctcatggtgacctgcttagaattaggggaatgttactattgggactgcttgcctgttcctttacagaactctcaccggcggtttacagccacgcggtggaggcgggagaggggcagcatacagggatctttcccggggacagccgcgagggggtgggaaaggggcagagttcatgcttgccggattgccggcagcaggaactggccaacgataggagcattgcttgtacgtgaaaggagggcacagctataatttaagttttaagcagccaaaagtctacggcttaccatgtcagcctgctacccgaattctgctgtcctgccccgcttgtctgatctccactgcaagaccccaggcactgaatgcgaaggccgaaaattcgaccttgtcctgagtgcgcatgtgataggtgctgtacatggtcttgttcacagagaaagactatgttcattgttcacaaaaaattatctttgtgaggaattcactccctttttcccatcccacagctgcgaatgtctcccgacctaccctggcatcccccttgcagaggctggcacagattaggtggagaaagaaaaggacacgggacgacatgttctcagaacttatgggctgctcccaagccgaggcggcacagcagacccagtggagggagaacatgtcgcaataccagcgagcacacagcgaacgggaggagaggtggcggcaggaggaccagcaggcgactcaaacgctgcttggactaatgagggagcaaacggacacactccgatgccttgtggatgttctgcaggaccggaggcaggaggacagagtcccgctgcagtctatctctaaccgccatcccccgccacaaagtcccatacgcccctcacccaaagtccccaagaaggaggggcggcaggggctgtgaaaactgtcactcaacccctgcagactgctcaagtaccagaaggctctcattcccaaaaatttgataagtcctttccttcccgcttcacccaagcccccgtcccagtttcatcccctaagtgtgtagttgataataaaagaTATGTTTCTGTGAATTACTGTATCCATCATGATCTTTTAGGGGAgactgtgtttgaagggggggaagggagttggtaattggagaggacagtcacctttaccagggtacagacacgggggcaggttcagcagaaggtcacacacacattgcagtcactaggcaccctggtcagtctgggaggtggttttcatgttctgggggcgggagagggcggatagagatcttatgcagcggtccttgtcctggatcacagagccacgcagcaggggatctgtaaccgtcctcccccgccacaaagtcacatagtcaCCACACACAgcgtcccgaaaaggaggggtggca is a genomic window of Malaclemys terrapin pileata isolate rMalTer1 chromosome 4, rMalTer1.hap1, whole genome shotgun sequence containing:
- the LOC128836192 gene encoding alpha-protein kinase 1-like, translated to MAASSEMLADGEDEGGEEEDEAVDSAYNADFPDSQDLFITLTEIPYQPSPGVNPDPESGEGSVAANVSRPTLASPLQRLAQIRWRKKRTRDDMFSELMGCSQAEAAQQTQWRENMSQYQRAHSEREERWRQEDQQATQTLLGLMREQTDTLRCLVDVLQDRRQEDRVPLQSISNRHPPPQSPIRPSPKVPKKEGRQGL